One Acidobacteriota bacterium genomic window, CCGGGGCCTGGCCGATGGCGACCACTTCGTCATCGACGGTCGCAAGCTCTGGATCACCAACGGCAACGAAGCCGATATCTTCATCGTGTTCGCCAACGTGAACCCGGAGGCCGGCTACCGCGGCATCACGGCGTTCGTGGTCGAACGGGGCATGGCCGGCTTCACTGTTGGCAAGAAGGAAGACAAGCTCGGCATCCGGGCCAGCAGCACGTGCGAACTGATTCTCGATGGCTGCCGCGTGCCGAAGGCGAACATCCTCGGCGAGGTCGGCAAAGGATACAAGGTCGCCATCGAGACGCTGAACGAGGGGCGGATCGGCATTGGCGCGCAGATGATCGGCCTGGCCAGCGGGGCCCTCGGACACGCGATTCGCTACACGAAAGAACGCAAGCAGTTCGGCAAGCCGATCGCCGACTTCCAGCTCGTCCAGGGGCAACTGGCGCGCGCGGCGACCGAGATCGAGGCGGCACGCCTGCTCGTCTACAACGCGGCGAGGCTGCGTGACGGGGGCAAGCCGTTCCTCACCGAAGCGGCCATGTGCAAGATCTACTCGTCGGAGGTCGCCGAACGCGTCACCTCGCTGGCGATCAATCTGTATGGCGGGTACGGATTCGTGAAGGACTACCCGGTGGAAAAGCTCTGGCGCGACGCGAAGATCGGCCAGATCTACGAGGGCACGTCGAACATGCAGTTGGTGACCATCGCCA contains:
- a CDS encoding acyl-CoA dehydrogenase, whose protein sequence is MSNDAATPALTQLAEDEVLLRDSVAEFAEAQIRPFVREMDEHAKLPKELLTQLFDLGVMGIEIPEQYGGGGAKFFHAVLAVEALSAVDPSVGVLVDVQNTLVINAIIRWGSDDVKSRFLPRLASNTVGAYALSEAGSGSDAFALAARGLADGDHFVIDGRKLWITNGNEADIFIVFANVNPEAGYRGITAFVVERGMAGFTVGKKEDKLGIRASSTCELILDGCRVPKANILGEVGKGYKVAIETLNEGRIGIGAQMIGLASGALGHAIRYTKERKQFGKPIADFQLVQGQLARAATEIEAARLLVYNAARLRDGGKPFLTEAAMCKIYSSEVAERVTSLAINLYGGYGFVKDYPVEKLWRDAKIGQIYEGTSNMQLVTIAKQILG